Proteins encoded together in one Micromonospora auratinigra window:
- the aroB gene encoding 3-dehydroquinate synthase: MDEVTRIPVGGERPYDVLVGRDLLDPPPRLLPGAQRVAFLHAPPLKALAERLAGQVRAAGVTPLLIEVPDAEAGKHVDVAAACWDRLGAAGFTRTDAVVGVGGGAVTDLAGFVAACWLRGVRWVPVATSLLGMVDAAVGGKTGINTAAGKNLVGAFHPPAGVICDLATLDSLPPADLAAGMAEVVKCGFIADPVILDLVEREPTAALDPKGPVARELIERAVRVKADVVAGDLRESGVREVLNYGHTLAHAIEKAEGYRWRHGHAVAVGLVYAATLARLAGRLDAATAERHRAVVAALGLPTGYRADAWPDLLAAMRVDKKTRGSRLRFVVLDGLARPAILEGPADELLHEAYREISS; this comes from the coding sequence GTGGACGAGGTGACCCGGATCCCGGTCGGTGGCGAACGGCCGTACGACGTGCTGGTGGGACGTGACCTGCTCGACCCGCCGCCCCGGCTGCTGCCCGGCGCCCAGCGGGTGGCGTTCCTGCACGCCCCGCCGCTGAAGGCGCTGGCCGAGCGGCTCGCCGGGCAGGTGCGGGCGGCCGGGGTGACGCCGCTGCTGATCGAGGTGCCGGACGCCGAGGCGGGCAAGCACGTCGACGTGGCCGCGGCCTGCTGGGACCGGCTGGGGGCGGCCGGCTTCACCCGTACCGACGCGGTGGTCGGGGTGGGCGGCGGCGCGGTCACCGACCTGGCCGGTTTCGTGGCGGCCTGCTGGCTGCGCGGGGTGCGCTGGGTGCCGGTGGCGACCTCGCTGCTCGGCATGGTCGACGCGGCGGTGGGCGGCAAGACCGGCATCAACACGGCGGCCGGCAAGAACCTGGTCGGCGCCTTCCACCCGCCGGCCGGGGTGATCTGCGACCTCGCCACCCTGGACAGCCTGCCCCCGGCCGACCTGGCCGCCGGCATGGCCGAGGTGGTCAAGTGCGGCTTCATCGCTGACCCGGTGATCCTCGACCTGGTGGAGCGGGAGCCGACCGCCGCGCTGGACCCGAAGGGCCCGGTGGCCCGGGAGCTGATCGAGCGCGCGGTCCGGGTGAAGGCCGACGTGGTCGCCGGTGACCTGCGCGAGTCGGGGGTCCGCGAGGTGCTCAACTACGGGCACACGTTGGCGCACGCGATCGAGAAGGCGGAGGGCTACCGGTGGCGGCACGGGCACGCCGTCGCGGTGGGTCTGGTCTACGCGGCCACCCTGGCCCGGCTCGCCGGCCGGCTGGACGCGGCCACCGCCGAGCGGCACCGGGCGGTCGTCGCCGCGCTGGGCCTGCCGACCGGCTACCGGGCGGACGCCTGGCCGGACCTGCTCGCCGCGATGCGGGTGGACAAGAAGACGCGGGGCAGTCGGCTGCGCTTCGTGGTGCTGGACGGCCTGGCCCGCCCGGCGATCCTGGAGGGCCCGGCCGACGAGCTGCTGCACGAGGCGTACCGGGAGATCAGCTCGTGA
- the aroQ gene encoding type II 3-dehydroquinate dehydratase, with the protein MRVYVLNGPNLGRLGTRQVDVYGVTSYADLVTICVDTGRELGLDVQVRQTDAEHELLGWLHEAADEGAAVVLNPAAWSHYSIAVRDACAMLRGPLVEVHISNIHAREEFRHHSVVSAVATGVICGLGVDGYRLALHHLAARFGAGTA; encoded by the coding sequence GTGAGGGTGTACGTGCTCAACGGGCCGAACCTGGGCCGCCTCGGCACCCGGCAGGTCGACGTGTACGGGGTGACCAGCTACGCCGACCTGGTCACCATATGCGTCGACACCGGCCGCGAGCTGGGGCTGGACGTGCAGGTCCGGCAGACCGACGCGGAGCACGAGCTGCTGGGTTGGCTGCACGAGGCGGCCGACGAGGGCGCGGCGGTGGTGCTCAACCCGGCCGCCTGGTCGCACTACTCGATCGCGGTGCGGGACGCCTGCGCGATGCTGCGCGGCCCGCTGGTCGAGGTGCACATCTCCAACATCCATGCCCGGGAGGAGTTCCGGCACCACTCGGTGGTCTCGGCGGTGGCCACCGGGGTGATCTGCGGCCTCGGCGTGGACGGCTACCGCCTGGCCCTGCACCACCTGGCCGCCCGCTTCGGAGCCGGCACCGCCTGA
- the efp gene encoding elongation factor P — MASTNDLKNGLVLNLDGELWSVVEFQHVKPGKGGAFVRTTLKNVLSGKVVDKTFNAGTKVETATVDKRTMQYLYADGEDYVFMDLETFDQITVPGGTVGEAANYLLPEAEATVATHEGVPLYIELPTSVVLEVTYTEPGLQGDRSTGGNKPATVETGATVQVPLFITTGEKIKVDTRDGRYLGRA, encoded by the coding sequence ATGGCCTCCACCAACGACCTCAAGAACGGCCTGGTACTCAACCTCGACGGCGAGCTCTGGTCCGTCGTCGAGTTCCAGCACGTCAAGCCCGGCAAGGGTGGTGCGTTCGTGCGTACCACGCTGAAGAACGTGCTCTCCGGCAAGGTGGTCGACAAGACCTTCAACGCGGGCACCAAGGTCGAGACCGCGACCGTCGACAAGCGCACCATGCAGTACCTGTACGCCGACGGTGAGGACTACGTCTTCATGGATCTGGAGACGTTCGACCAGATCACCGTCCCCGGCGGCACCGTCGGCGAGGCGGCCAACTACCTCCTCCCCGAGGCCGAGGCGACCGTCGCCACCCACGAGGGGGTGCCGCTCTACATCGAGCTGCCCACCTCCGTGGTGCTCGAGGTCACCTACACCGAGCCGGGCCTGCAGGGCGACCGCTCGACCGGCGGCAACAAGCCGGCCACCGTCGAGACCGGCGCGACCGTCCAGGTGCCGCTCTTCATCACCACCGGCGAGAAGATCAAGGTCGACACCCGCGACGGCCGTTACCTCGGCCGAGCCTGA
- the nusB gene encoding transcription antitermination factor NusB, whose amino-acid sequence MPARRKARKRALDVLFEADLRDRPPVDVLAGYLERIEKPHPEHLGYAVGLVEGVAAHLDRIDEVIASYAEGWTLDRMPVVDRNLARIAVYELLYVDEIDDAVAISEAVELARQMSTDDSPRFLNGLLGRIAEYATR is encoded by the coding sequence ATGCCGGCGCGCCGCAAGGCGCGCAAGCGGGCGCTGGACGTGCTCTTCGAGGCCGACCTGCGCGACCGGCCCCCGGTCGACGTGCTCGCCGGCTACCTGGAGCGGATCGAGAAGCCGCACCCGGAGCACCTGGGCTACGCCGTCGGCCTGGTCGAGGGCGTCGCGGCGCACCTCGACCGGATCGACGAGGTGATCGCCAGCTACGCCGAGGGCTGGACGCTGGACCGGATGCCGGTGGTGGACCGCAACCTCGCCCGGATCGCCGTGTACGAGCTGCTCTACGTCGACGAGATCGACGACGCGGTGGCGATCAGCGAGGCCGTCGAGCTGGCCCGCCAGATGTCGACCGACGACTCGCCGCGCTTCCTCAACGGCCTGCTCGGCCGGATCGCCGAGTACGCCACCCGCTGA
- the bldD gene encoding transcriptional regulator BldD, whose product MPSEYAKSLGARLRSIRQQQGLSLQGVEEKSNGRWKAVVVGSYERGDRAVTVSRLAELAEFYRVPVSELLPDGSGVRHEPTSKIVLDLEKLYDEASEDLAYVARYARAIQQQRGDYNGRVLSIRADDLRALAIVYDASPSGLIERLTEHGVLVADPRAFFAS is encoded by the coding sequence ATGCCCTCTGAATACGCCAAGTCGCTGGGCGCCCGCCTGCGCTCCATCCGCCAGCAGCAGGGCCTGTCCCTGCAGGGCGTGGAGGAGAAGTCGAACGGGCGGTGGAAGGCCGTGGTGGTCGGCTCGTACGAGCGTGGCGACCGCGCCGTCACCGTGTCCCGCCTGGCGGAGCTGGCCGAGTTCTACCGCGTTCCCGTCTCGGAGCTGCTGCCCGACGGCAGCGGGGTGCGGCACGAGCCCACCAGCAAGATCGTCCTGGACCTGGAGAAGCTGTACGACGAGGCCTCCGAGGACCTCGCCTACGTCGCCCGCTACGCGCGCGCCATCCAGCAGCAGCGCGGCGACTACAACGGCCGGGTGCTCTCGATCCGCGCCGACGACCTGCGGGCCCTGGCCATCGTCTACGACGCCTCGCCGTCGGGCCTGATCGAGCGGCTCACCGAGCACGGTGTCCTGGTCGCCGACCCGCGGGCGTTCTTCGCGTCCTGA
- the pyrR gene encoding bifunctional pyr operon transcriptional regulator/uracil phosphoribosyltransferase PyrR — protein MAYPPAAHPSPPRQPSVKVILAAADVSRVVDRIAHQILEKTQGAADTVLLGIPTRGVPLAKRLAARISAFEDVTVPVGVLDITLYRDDLRRHATRAVGPTDLPPGGIDGKRVILVDDVLFSGRTVRAALDALSDVGRPATVQLAVLVDRGHRQLPIRADYVGKNIPTALAESVKVTLAETDGVDEVKLYGGAPS, from the coding sequence GTGGCCTACCCACCGGCTGCCCATCCGTCGCCGCCGCGACAACCCTCGGTGAAGGTGATCCTCGCCGCAGCGGACGTGTCGCGGGTGGTCGACCGCATCGCCCACCAGATCCTGGAGAAGACCCAGGGCGCCGCCGACACCGTGCTGCTCGGCATCCCCACCCGGGGCGTGCCGCTGGCGAAGCGGCTCGCCGCCCGGATCAGCGCCTTCGAGGACGTGACCGTCCCGGTCGGCGTGCTCGACATCACGCTCTACCGCGACGACCTGCGCCGGCACGCCACCCGCGCGGTCGGCCCGACCGACCTGCCGCCCGGCGGGATCGACGGCAAGCGGGTGATCCTCGTCGACGACGTGCTCTTCTCCGGCCGCACCGTGCGGGCCGCCCTGGACGCGCTCAGCGACGTCGGCCGGCCGGCCACCGTGCAGCTCGCGGTCCTGGTCGACCGCGGTCACCGCCAGCTGCCGATCCGCGCCGACTACGTCGGCAAGAACATCCCGACCGCGCTCGCCGAGAGCGTCAAGGTCACCCTCGCCGAGACCGACGGCGTCGACGAGGTCAAGCTGTACGGAGGGGCTCCCTCATGA
- a CDS encoding aspartate carbamoyltransferase catalytic subunit, giving the protein MIRHLLSGADLDAATATRILDTAAEMATVAGREVKKLPALRGRTVVNLFYEDSTRTRISFEAAAKRLSADVINFSAKGSSVAKGESLKDTALTLQAMGADAVVVRHPASGAPHRLANWVDGSVVNAGDGTHEHPTQALLDAYTMRSRLGRLAGLHVAIVGDVLHSRVARSNVLLLSTLGAKVTLVGPPTLIPVDISAALAPGTDVSYDLDTVLPGVDVVMMLRVQRERMGDSYFPSAREYSRRYGLDGPRMRRLPEHAIVMHPGPMNRGMEITPEVADSPRSTIVEQVANGVSVRMAVLYLLLGGNNR; this is encoded by the coding sequence ATGATCAGGCACCTGCTCTCCGGGGCCGACCTGGACGCGGCCACCGCCACCCGGATCCTGGACACCGCCGCCGAGATGGCCACCGTCGCCGGACGCGAGGTCAAGAAGCTGCCCGCGCTGCGCGGGCGCACCGTGGTGAACCTCTTCTACGAGGACTCCACCCGGACCCGGATCTCGTTCGAGGCGGCCGCCAAGCGGCTCAGCGCCGACGTGATCAACTTTTCGGCCAAGGGTTCCAGCGTGGCCAAGGGCGAGAGCCTGAAGGACACCGCGCTCACCCTCCAGGCCATGGGGGCCGACGCGGTGGTCGTGCGGCACCCCGCCTCCGGCGCGCCGCACCGGCTGGCCAACTGGGTGGACGGGTCGGTGGTCAACGCCGGCGACGGCACCCACGAGCACCCGACCCAGGCGCTGCTCGACGCGTACACGATGCGGTCCCGGCTGGGCCGGCTCGCCGGCCTGCACGTGGCGATCGTCGGCGACGTGCTGCACTCCCGGGTGGCCCGCTCCAACGTGCTGCTGCTGTCCACCCTCGGGGCCAAGGTCACCCTGGTCGGCCCGCCCACCCTCATCCCGGTGGACATCTCCGCCGCGCTCGCCCCCGGCACCGATGTCTCCTACGACCTCGACACCGTTCTTCCCGGTGTGGACGTGGTGATGATGCTGCGGGTGCAGCGCGAGCGGATGGGCGACTCCTACTTCCCCTCGGCCCGCGAGTACTCCCGCCGTTACGGGCTGGACGGGCCCCGCATGCGCCGGCTGCCGGAGCACGCGATCGTCATGCACCCCGGTCCGATGAACCGGGGCATGGAGATCACGCCCGAGGTGGCCGACTCGCCCCGCTCCACCATCGTCGAACAGGTCGCCAACGGGGTCTCCGTGCGGATGGCCGTCCTCTACCTGCTGCTCGGAGGGAACAACCGGTGA